The following coding sequences are from one Rhineura floridana isolate rRhiFlo1 chromosome 2, rRhiFlo1.hap2, whole genome shotgun sequence window:
- the VRTN gene encoding vertnin, giving the protein MIQRHQLVQSVLQELQEATECFGLEGLVSTALEADRTLSSFSLPSYHGRQFQEELEVDRVAKSLYPEDAPSNMLPLICKGEGNHLFEAASVLLWGTTSLSLELQVRTAVEMLLHKQYYLHGMIDSKVMLQAARYSLCTEESPEMTSLPLAILEAIFDADIKATCFPGTYANMWHVYALASVLQCNIYSIYPMSNLKIRPYFNRLIRPRKCSLQVSTLHIMWSGQQLSSQVFKAQYFVPVVGLEELEPTNPPPEPQVQPVKTLELLNKDPQVTYSNLRERYSITKSTFYRWKRQSQEHRQKAAARFAAKHFLQSCFQEGKVVPLQHFRQMFPEISRSTYYAWKHEMQNMINGGASSPAEAVLPKDPQACKPENLHANTDGITKSEGGLASTSLLLNSNQNGTSMQGAKSYLEKCISMNTLVPYRSFKRSFPGISRSTYYNWRRKAIKGNPSFMLSPPLSVSQNPLMNRKPYLPFKPGSLPSGKMLNGHHLGPRILMRIKPSLYNWQKQLRDLAKKHVHQWKMPFCKFRLRYPGVSSTTYWFWRKNSSSQTKKRNLFSNRISKNLQQTTAETSGKAELQFHPPQQKETAPVLVDKQPPKPFNTMVPGYQMADNNMFVMDVIATAQFKAQAKLFLQKRFESKTFPTYKEFRAHFPLTARSTYYMWKRALHDGLTLVDA; this is encoded by the coding sequence ATGATCCAGCGACACCAGCTGGTTCAATCTGTGCTTCAGGAGCTGCAAGAGGCTACGGAATGCTTTGGGCTAGAGGGACTAGTCAGCACAGCCTTGGAAGCTGACAGGACTTTGTCCTCATTCTCCTTACCTAGCTACCATGGGAGGCAGTTCCAGGAAGAGCTAGAAGTTGACCGGGTAGCAAAAAGTCTTTACCCAGAAGATGCTCCCAGCAATATGTTGCCTTTGATCTGCAAAGGTGAAGGGAACCACCTGTTTGAGGCTGCCAGTGTGCTGTTGTGGGGGACCACAAGCCTAAGTCTGGAGTTGCAGGTGCGCACAGCAGTGGAGATGTTGCTTCACAAGCAATATTATCTGCATGGCATGATTGACTCCAAAGTGATGCTGCAGGCTGCTCGCTATTCGCTGTGCACAGAGGAATCTCCTGAGATGACTAGCTTACCCTTGGCCATCCTAGAGGCCATTTTTGATGCTGACATCAAAGCAACCTGCTTCCCTGGCACCTATGCCAACATGTGGCACGTGTATGCCCTGGCATCAGTGTTGCAATGTAACATCTATTCCATCTACCCAATGAGCAACTTGAAAATCCGGCCATACTTCAACCGGTTGATCCGACCCAGGAAGTGTAGCTTGCAAGTTTCCACGCTCCACATCATGTGGTcagggcagcagctctcctcccAGGTATTCAAAGCTCAGTATTTTGTGCCTGTTGTCGGCCTGGAAGAGCTGGAACCCACAAACCCACCTCCAGAGCCTCAAGTGCAGCCAGTGAAGACCTTGGAGCTGTTGAATAAGGATCCCCAGGTGACTTACTCTAACCTACGTGAAAGGTACAGCATTACCAAAAGTACTTTTTATCGATGGAAGCGCCAGTCTCAAGAGCACAGGCAGAAAGCGGCCGCCAGGTTTGCGGCCAAACACTTCCTGCAGTCCTGCTTCCAAGAGGGCAAGGTTGTCCCTCTTCAGCACTTCCGACAAATGTTCCCTGAAATCTCTCGCTCCACTTACTATGCCTGGAAGCACGAGATGCAGAATATGATTAATGGTGGGGCCTCTTCCCCTGCTGAAGCTGTACTGCCCAAGGATCCTCAGGCATGCAAACCAGAGAATCTTCATGCAAACACAGATGGTATAACGAAGTCTGAGGGAGGCCTGGCTTCCACAAGCCTTCTCCTGAATTCCAACCAAAATGGGACGTCCATGCAAGGAGCCAAGTCTTACCTGGAGAAGTGCATTTCCATGAATACACTTGTGCCCTACAGGAGCTTCAAGCGTAGctttcctggcatctctaggtccACCTACTACAACTGGAGGAGAAAGGCCATCAAGGGAAACCCCAGCTTCATGCTTTCCCCCCCACTTTCTGTCAGCCAGAACCCCCTTATGAACAGGAAGCCATATCTGCCATTCAAGCCAGGAAGCCTGCCTAGTGGGAAGATGCTCAATGGGCACCATCTGGGGCCTCGTATTCTCATGCGTATCAAGCCATCTCTATACAACTGGCAAAAGCAACTTCGTGACTTGGCCAAGAAACATGTCCACCAGTGGAAAATGCCCTTCTGCAAGTTCCGCCTGCGCTATCCAGGCGTTTCTTCCACAACCTATTGGTTCTGGAGGAAAAACAGCAGCAGCCAGACCAAAAAGCGTAACCTTTTCTCAAACAGGATTTCCAAAAACTTGCAACAGACTACGGCAGAGACTAGTGGGAAGGCAGAGCTTCAATTCCATCCACCACAGCAAAAGGAGACTGCTCCAGTTCTTGTAGACAAGCAACCGCCTAAACCTTTCAACACCATGGTACCAGGCTACCAAATGGCAGACAACAACATGTTTGTGATGGATGTGATTGCTACAGCTCAATTCAAAGCCCAGGCCAAACTGTTTCTCCAGAAACGCTTTGAGTCAAAAACCTTCCCAACGTACAAAGAGTTCAGAGCCCATTTTCCCCTAACGGCACGTTCCACTTACTACATGTGGAAACGTGCCCTTCATGATGGACTGACCCTGGTAGATGCCTGA